Proteins encoded within one genomic window of Bermanella sp. WJH001:
- a CDS encoding MATE family efflux transporter: MLRSFFKQAKPLMVLMLPILGTQLAQTGMGVVDTLIAGLAGTLDLASIAVGSSIWLPIVLFEAGIMVALTPMVAHAKGAKNKQQSAHYLQQGIYLGLVIGLIAMTIMLLGTRPLMALMEISEDIQSITVDYLFYIALALPAVAIHQAFRSYNEAVHLTKPVTVIAFAGLLLNIPLNLVFVFGFGPIEAMGGPGCGLASLIVFYLMTIAIWIFTWFSQHHQKVKPLQNFTGPNIKTIGNISAVGLPIGLAIFAEVSLFCIIALFIAQLGPVVVAAHQITLNITTVTFMVPLSLATALTVRVGHELGRNQPVAAKQAWVNAIQINLIFALFNASILFFLGGALASLYSQDQQVLSLAVLLMMHAAVFQISDSIQVGAAGALRGYKDTMVTLAISIVSFWFVGLPLGYYLGLSHVAPMGAAGFWVGLIVGLSVNAVLLLSRLYYVSRKAINQLDIRPHAVIQN; encoded by the coding sequence ATGCTCAGGTCTTTTTTCAAGCAAGCCAAACCGCTTATGGTTTTGATGCTGCCGATCCTTGGAACGCAATTAGCACAAACCGGCATGGGCGTGGTGGATACCTTAATTGCAGGGCTTGCGGGCACCCTCGATCTAGCCTCTATTGCGGTGGGAAGCAGCATTTGGTTACCCATTGTTTTATTCGAAGCAGGCATTATGGTGGCTCTTACCCCCATGGTTGCCCACGCTAAAGGCGCCAAAAATAAGCAGCAATCTGCTCACTATTTACAACAGGGGATTTATCTAGGCTTAGTGATAGGCCTCATTGCCATGACCATCATGTTATTGGGCACACGCCCTCTAATGGCGCTTATGGAGATCAGTGAAGACATTCAAAGCATCACGGTTGATTACTTGTTTTATATTGCCCTTGCTTTACCGGCTGTGGCTATTCATCAAGCCTTTCGCTCTTATAATGAAGCAGTACACCTCACCAAACCTGTGACCGTTATCGCATTTGCAGGCTTATTGCTCAATATCCCCCTCAACCTAGTATTTGTATTTGGTTTTGGTCCCATTGAAGCCATGGGTGGACCGGGCTGTGGCCTGGCAAGTTTGATCGTGTTTTACCTCATGACCATTGCCATCTGGATATTCACTTGGTTTAGCCAACACCATCAAAAAGTAAAGCCACTACAAAACTTCACTGGCCCTAATATTAAAACCATTGGCAACATCAGCGCGGTAGGTTTGCCCATTGGCTTAGCCATTTTTGCTGAGGTGAGCCTATTTTGTATTATTGCCTTATTTATTGCCCAATTGGGTCCTGTGGTGGTGGCCGCTCACCAAATCACACTTAATATCACCACGGTTACCTTTATGGTGCCCTTAAGCCTAGCCACTGCCTTAACCGTAAGAGTGGGTCATGAGCTCGGCCGCAATCAGCCCGTAGCCGCTAAACAAGCTTGGGTGAACGCCATTCAAATTAACCTCATATTTGCCCTGTTTAATGCCAGTATTTTGTTCTTTTTAGGGGGCGCACTGGCCAGTCTGTACAGCCAAGACCAGCAAGTGTTATCACTGGCGGTATTATTAATGATGCATGCAGCGGTTTTTCAAATCAGCGACAGCATCCAAGTAGGTGCCGCAGGTGCATTACGTGGTTATAAAGACACCATGGTCACCCTAGCGATTAGTATTGTTTCATTTTGGTTTGTGGGTCTGCCTCTTGGTTATTACTTAGGGCTTTCACACGTGGCGCCCATGGGGGCTGCGGGCTTTTGGGTAGGCTTAATTGTGGGTTTAAGTGTGAATGCGGTGTTACTACTATCACGTCTTTACTATGTGAGCCGCAAAGCAATCAATCAACTGGATATTAGGCCGCACGCGGTTATTCAAAACTGA
- a CDS encoding elongation factor P hydroxylase: MYHCSAAIQIFNQCFKSTINTELVRGGHEPIYIPRSQYYPWDRVIFAHGFFSSALHEISHWCIAGEKRRKLVDFGYWYNPDGRTPEQQTEFEKVEIKPQALEWILSQSANFRFNVSIDNLSGDPHYIEQSANVFKDNIYQQVQVYLQQGLPTRAKQFSDALIAHYRSGQSLNLSEFKREML; this comes from the coding sequence ATGTATCACTGCTCAGCCGCTATTCAAATCTTTAACCAATGCTTCAAAAGCACCATAAATACGGAATTGGTTCGAGGCGGGCATGAGCCTATATATATCCCAAGAAGTCAGTATTATCCTTGGGATCGTGTGATTTTTGCCCATGGTTTTTTTTCAAGCGCACTGCATGAAATTAGCCATTGGTGTATTGCTGGGGAGAAGCGCCGTAAGCTGGTGGATTTTGGCTATTGGTATAACCCTGATGGTCGAACACCTGAGCAGCAAACTGAGTTTGAAAAAGTAGAAATTAAGCCGCAAGCGTTGGAGTGGATACTCAGCCAAAGTGCTAATTTCAGATTTAATGTGAGTATCGATAATTTAAGCGGCGATCCTCATTATATTGAACAATCCGCTAACGTCTTTAAAGACAATATATACCAGCAAGTACAGGTGTATTTGCAACAGGGTTTGCCAACACGGGCAAAACAGTTCAGTGATGCTTTAATCGCGCATTATCGTAGCGGGCAATCATTGAACTTATCAGAATTTAAACGGGAAATGTTATAA
- a CDS encoding 5'-3' exonuclease H3TH domain-containing protein: MKHAHLIDISAVFFRYYFAPGPTVINEDGWEVYPLLASLRWLMNPDFFDADLTVAAFDESLGTCFRHQLDPQYKANRALPTEDIIYQLSLLKSFCEHMGFVVQAGAEFEADDYIAASVSQLSDYQITIHSRDKDLRQLLAENVIMRDSATDALWDESRLLSDTGLCANQVVDYLSMVGDASDNIEGIPGIGVKTATTLLQHYTDAQGIYQAIGAEEVLPVRGAKRIATALLENKPRLLLNQTLTRLRQDIPLNLAPLPFNQDNYVFIDALTQQVGIHRPLKKALETLAGLYL, translated from the coding sequence GTGAAACACGCACACTTAATTGATATATCGGCGGTTTTTTTTCGTTATTATTTTGCACCCGGCCCAACGGTCATTAATGAAGACGGTTGGGAGGTGTACCCGCTACTGGCCAGCTTGCGTTGGTTAATGAACCCTGATTTTTTTGATGCCGATTTAACCGTCGCCGCATTTGATGAAAGCCTAGGCACCTGCTTTCGTCATCAACTAGATCCTCAATACAAAGCTAATCGTGCGTTACCTACCGAAGATATTATTTATCAGTTAAGTTTGCTCAAGTCTTTTTGTGAACATATGGGTTTTGTTGTGCAGGCTGGAGCTGAATTTGAAGCCGATGATTATATAGCGGCCAGTGTTTCGCAGTTGAGCGATTATCAAATTACCATTCATTCTCGAGATAAAGATCTGCGCCAGCTGTTGGCTGAAAATGTAATCATGCGTGATAGCGCCACGGATGCCTTGTGGGATGAAAGCCGCTTATTAAGCGATACGGGATTGTGTGCAAATCAAGTGGTGGATTACCTTTCCATGGTAGGGGATGCAAGTGACAATATTGAAGGTATTCCTGGAATCGGTGTGAAAACGGCGACAACCTTGTTGCAACATTACACAGACGCACAAGGGATTTATCAAGCTATTGGCGCTGAGGAAGTCTTACCTGTCAGAGGGGCAAAACGAATTGCAACGGCCTTGTTGGAAAATAAGCCCCGTTTGTTGTTGAATCAAACCCTAACCCGTTTACGTCAAGACATACCATTGAACCTTGCACCTTTGCCCTTTAATCAAGACAATTACGTATTCATTGATGCTCTTACTCAACAAGTGGGCATTCATCGGCCATTAAAAAAGGCCCTAGAGACATTAGCTGGACTGTATTTATGA
- the msrB gene encoding peptide-methionine (R)-S-oxide reductase MsrB — translation MEKITKTEDQWREQLDPETYRITREKGTERAFTGALYTNQANGTYKCVCCGEPLFDSQTKYDSGSGWPSFFQPIQSDVIEEHSDGSLMMQRTEIVCGRCDSHLGHVFLDGPAPTGLRYCVNSASLTFDEKK, via the coding sequence ATGGAAAAAATAACCAAAACTGAAGATCAATGGCGTGAACAGCTTGATCCTGAAACCTATCGTATTACCCGTGAAAAAGGCACAGAAAGGGCTTTTACAGGGGCGCTGTATACTAATCAGGCAAATGGTACTTACAAATGTGTGTGCTGTGGAGAGCCTTTATTTGACTCGCAAACCAAATACGACAGCGGCTCGGGTTGGCCAAGTTTTTTCCAGCCGATTCAATCGGATGTGATTGAAGAGCACAGTGATGGCTCGTTAATGATGCAACGTACCGAGATCGTTTGTGGGCGTTGCGATAGTCACCTTGGTCATGTCTTTCTAGACGGTCCAGCACCAACGGGTTTACGCTATTGTGTGAATAGTGCGTCTTTGACGTTTGATGAGAAAAAATGA
- a CDS encoding DEAD/DEAH box helicase, whose product MPFGLIKKIFNKSEPAKQSVASKSAPKPATEKKQTKAPAKAKSKAAPKKKTVTPWDPSQFSVEPAEGKTRFHDLNLDERIMRGIYDLGFQYASPIQAASLPLTLAGHDIIGKAQTGTGKTAAFLITVLQKLLTTSPSERYASEPRALVIAPTRELAMQIAKDAQGLSKYTDINVVTVVGGVDYDKQKDELNSIVDIVVATPGRLLDFLQQKVVFLDQVELLVIDEADRMLDMGFIPDLKRIIRATPEKDIRQTQLFSATYPYDVVALSESWTYKPQQIEIEPESVATETVDQRFYSLQETEKDQVLVNLLNEATTGKAIIFANRRDTSRDLADRLNKMGVKAMLLSGEVAQQKRVKTLERFKNQDNTVLVATDVAGRGIHVDGITHVFNYNLPDDPEDYVHRIGRTGRAGASGMAITFIDEYEAYGMMDLEKYLGKKIVTEPVPKG is encoded by the coding sequence ATGCCATTTGGATTAATTAAAAAAATATTTAATAAATCAGAACCAGCAAAGCAGTCAGTAGCGTCTAAAAGTGCGCCAAAACCTGCAACTGAAAAAAAACAAACTAAAGCCCCAGCAAAAGCTAAATCAAAAGCCGCGCCAAAGAAAAAAACAGTGACGCCATGGGATCCAAGCCAATTTAGCGTTGAACCAGCTGAAGGTAAAACCCGTTTCCATGACCTTAATTTAGATGAGCGCATCATGCGCGGTATTTATGATTTAGGTTTTCAATATGCTAGCCCAATTCAGGCGGCCTCTTTACCCTTAACCCTTGCTGGTCATGACATTATTGGTAAAGCTCAAACCGGTACTGGTAAAACGGCTGCGTTTTTAATTACGGTTTTACAAAAATTATTAACCACGTCTCCAAGTGAGCGGTATGCCAGTGAACCTCGTGCGTTAGTGATTGCACCAACCCGTGAATTGGCCATGCAAATTGCCAAAGATGCACAAGGTCTGTCCAAGTACACTGACATCAATGTGGTCACCGTTGTCGGTGGCGTAGATTACGATAAACAAAAAGACGAGCTAAACAGCATTGTTGATATTGTCGTGGCGACACCAGGTCGTTTATTAGATTTCTTACAACAAAAAGTGGTGTTTTTGGACCAAGTTGAATTGTTGGTGATTGATGAAGCAGACCGCATGTTAGACATGGGGTTCATTCCTGACCTTAAACGTATTATTCGCGCCACCCCTGAAAAAGACATTCGTCAAACCCAGTTGTTCAGTGCGACCTACCCATACGATGTAGTGGCTTTAAGCGAAAGCTGGACGTATAAGCCTCAGCAAATTGAAATTGAACCAGAATCGGTTGCTACTGAGACCGTTGATCAGCGTTTTTACAGCCTACAAGAAACTGAAAAAGACCAAGTGTTGGTGAACTTATTAAATGAAGCCACCACAGGTAAAGCTATTATCTTCGCTAATCGCCGTGATACCTCTCGTGATCTGGCGGATCGTTTAAATAAAATGGGTGTTAAAGCCATGTTGTTAAGTGGTGAAGTGGCCCAGCAAAAACGTGTAAAAACCCTTGAGCGCTTTAAAAACCAAGATAATACCGTGCTAGTGGCGACGGATGTGGCGGGCCGTGGTATCCACGTTGACGGTATTACTCATGTATTTAATTATAACTTACCGGATGACCCTGAGGATTATGTTCACCGTATTGGTCGTACTGGTCGTGCTGGGGCGAGCGGTATGGCGATCACCTTCATCGATGAATACGAAGCGTATGGCATGATGGATTTAGAAAAATATTTAGGCAAAAAAATTGTAACGGAACCAGTTCCCAAGGGGTAA
- a CDS encoding 4-phosphoerythronate dehydrogenase — protein sequence MKIVADENIPLLDAFFSDMCNQLVTLPGREMTNEQVKDADILLVRSITNVNEALLAGSRVKFVGTCTIGTDHLDTDYLDQQNIQYANAPGCNAKSVVDYVLSCLLVLQERKQKSWQEFSVGIVGVGSVGGMLHDTLTALGMTVVAYDPNISQFSASENKDQVWQQDVVTLHTPIIKQGEHATYHLVDKARLEGMNPDACLINSCRGGVIDNQALLAHLSQNPNFNVILDVYEQEPSPSDELIKACLLATPHIAGYSLDGKYGGTAMIYDALCETFALPKRLRLAQLISEVPVRKLSFSNEADTGYVMKQVIRNAYDVRDDHYRMLSLIGLGDAEKAKAFDQLRKNYPLRRDLNGQSISAKRLSHPVWLQAIGVRIKP from the coding sequence ATGAAAATTGTTGCCGATGAAAACATCCCGCTGTTGGATGCCTTTTTTAGCGATATGTGTAACCAACTGGTGACACTACCTGGTCGAGAGATGACCAACGAGCAAGTGAAAGATGCCGACATACTATTGGTACGCTCCATTACCAATGTGAACGAAGCCTTGTTGGCTGGCAGTCGCGTTAAATTTGTGGGTACTTGCACCATAGGTACTGACCACCTAGATACAGATTACCTAGACCAGCAAAACATACAGTATGCCAATGCACCCGGTTGTAATGCTAAATCTGTGGTGGATTATGTCTTGAGCTGCTTATTGGTGTTACAAGAGCGCAAGCAAAAGAGCTGGCAGGAATTCAGTGTTGGTATTGTGGGTGTGGGTAGCGTGGGAGGCATGTTACATGACACCTTAACGGCGCTGGGTATGACCGTTGTGGCATATGACCCCAATATCAGCCAGTTCAGCGCAAGTGAAAACAAAGATCAGGTTTGGCAGCAAGATGTGGTGACACTGCATACACCCATTATTAAGCAGGGTGAGCATGCCACGTATCATTTGGTCGATAAGGCGCGATTAGAGGGGATGAACCCCGATGCCTGTTTGATTAATAGCTGTCGTGGCGGGGTGATTGATAACCAAGCCTTATTAGCCCATTTAAGTCAGAATCCTAATTTTAATGTGATCTTAGATGTATATGAGCAAGAACCTTCACCATCAGACGAACTGATTAAAGCGTGTTTATTGGCCACCCCTCATATTGCCGGTTATAGCCTAGACGGAAAATATGGCGGCACCGCCATGATTTATGATGCACTATGTGAAACGTTTGCTTTGCCCAAACGTCTGCGTTTAGCACAGTTGATTTCAGAGGTGCCTGTGCGCAAGTTAAGTTTCAGTAATGAAGCGGATACGGGTTACGTCATGAAACAAGTGATTCGTAATGCTTATGATGTGCGTGATGACCATTATCGAATGCTTAGTTTAATTGGGCTGGGCGATGCTGAAAAAGCGAAGGCGTTTGATCAGTTGCGAAAGAATTACCCATTAAGACGTGATTTGAATGGGCAAAGCATCTCGGCCAAGCGTCTGTCTCATCCTGTATGGTTACAGGCAATAGGTGTGCGAATTAAGCCGTAA
- a CDS encoding pyridoxal phosphate-dependent aminotransferase: MHELHKSNKLANVFYDIRGPVLSAAKKMEDEGHRILKLNIGNPAPFELNAPDEILQDVIHQLPNSQGYSDSKGVYSARKAVMQYCQQKGIKGVEIEDIYLGNGVSELIVMALQGLINNGDEVLIPAPDYPLWTGAVSLAGGTPVHYRCDEKADWYPDIDNIKKNITPNTKALVLINPNNPTGALYPKEVLLEMLEVARQHNLVVFSDEIYDKILFDEVEHVSTASLAEDLLVITFNGLSKSYRLAGFRSGWLVVSGAKHKAKDYLEGLDMLASMRLCANVPAQYAIQTALGGYQSINDLVRPGGRIYEQRNIAHKMINDIPGLSCTLPKGALYSFVKMDQAKFNIKNDEKMVLDLLEQQKILIVHGRAFNWPEPDHFRLVFLPRVDDLKEAIGKIGHFFERYSQ; encoded by the coding sequence ATGCACGAATTGCATAAATCTAACAAACTCGCCAACGTATTTTATGATATTCGCGGACCTGTTTTAAGTGCCGCTAAAAAAATGGAAGATGAAGGCCATCGCATCCTAAAGCTTAATATTGGCAACCCCGCGCCTTTTGAGTTAAACGCACCGGATGAAATCTTACAAGATGTGATTCATCAGTTACCCAACTCCCAAGGCTATAGTGATAGCAAAGGGGTGTACTCTGCCCGTAAAGCAGTGATGCAGTACTGCCAACAAAAAGGCATTAAAGGGGTTGAGATTGAAGATATTTACCTGGGCAATGGTGTCAGCGAGTTAATCGTGATGGCCTTACAGGGTTTGATCAATAATGGTGATGAAGTACTTATTCCTGCACCTGATTACCCACTATGGACAGGCGCCGTCAGTTTAGCCGGTGGCACCCCTGTGCATTACCGCTGCGATGAAAAAGCAGACTGGTACCCTGACATTGATAACATCAAAAAGAACATTACCCCCAATACAAAAGCATTGGTGTTAATCAACCCAAATAACCCAACAGGGGCACTTTATCCAAAAGAAGTGTTACTTGAGATGTTAGAAGTGGCTCGCCAGCACAACTTGGTTGTTTTTTCAGATGAAATTTATGACAAAATTTTATTTGATGAGGTGGAACACGTTTCAACCGCCTCACTGGCTGAGGACTTATTAGTCATTACATTTAACGGTTTATCCAAAAGCTATCGCCTAGCAGGCTTTCGTAGTGGCTGGTTAGTGGTCAGTGGCGCAAAACACAAAGCCAAAGACTATCTTGAAGGTTTAGACATGCTCGCCAGTATGCGCTTGTGCGCGAACGTGCCAGCGCAGTATGCCATCCAAACAGCACTTGGTGGTTATCAAAGCATTAATGATTTAGTACGCCCAGGCGGGCGCATTTATGAGCAGCGTAACATTGCTCACAAAATGATTAACGATATCCCTGGCTTAAGTTGCACCCTACCAAAAGGGGCACTGTACAGTTTTGTTAAAATGGATCAGGCCAAGTTCAACATTAAAAATGACGAAAAAATGGTACTGGATTTACTAGAACAGCAGAAGATATTAATCGTTCATGGTCGAGCGTTTAACTGGCCAGAACCTGATCACTTCCGTTTGGTTTTCTTACCTCGCGTCGACGATTTAAAAGAAGCCATTGGCAAAATTGGTCATTTCTTTGAACGTTATAGCCAGTAA
- a CDS encoding biosynthetic peptidoglycan transglycosylase, whose amino-acid sequence MFRIKDEYLNDLETNPWKRFRNRTIRVIVSPYHLMKSIFMVTGAIFWILAIVALISTFTLLESLPHFEDKGFEQAKQSAVKSVEEHLSQSPSALKSYQWISIDKINRELLYAIVMSEDGDFFNHQGIDYDALISALGENIKRREWSYGASTITQQTVKNIYFENNKTLYRKLKELLVTKRLEKALSKNEILELYLNIIEFGPDIYGIHAASEYYFKAKPSQLNAAQGAFLAVLMPSPRKYHFTIYQNQYLAKRHKRKYRRILQDMRFKEYISPIQYDKYMKWSFF is encoded by the coding sequence ATGTTTCGCATCAAGGACGAATACTTAAACGACTTAGAAACCAATCCATGGAAACGATTTCGCAATCGCACGATTCGCGTCATCGTTAGCCCTTATCATTTAATGAAGTCAATCTTCATGGTGACTGGCGCCATTTTTTGGATATTGGCCATAGTTGCCCTTATTTCTACATTTACCTTGTTGGAAAGCCTACCTCACTTTGAAGACAAGGGTTTTGAGCAGGCAAAACAATCAGCGGTCAAAAGTGTTGAAGAACATTTATCACAATCCCCTTCTGCCCTAAAAAGCTATCAATGGATTAGCATCGACAAGATCAATCGCGAGTTACTGTATGCCATCGTCATGAGCGAAGACGGTGATTTTTTCAATCATCAAGGCATCGACTATGATGCGTTGATTAGCGCGTTAGGTGAAAACATTAAACGCCGTGAATGGAGCTATGGGGCCAGTACCATTACTCAACAAACGGTGAAAAACATTTACTTTGAAAACAATAAAACCCTATACCGCAAGCTCAAAGAACTCCTTGTCACCAAGCGACTTGAAAAAGCACTAAGTAAAAATGAAATACTAGAACTGTACTTAAATATCATCGAATTTGGCCCTGACATCTATGGGATTCACGCTGCATCTGAGTATTATTTTAAAGCCAAACCCAGCCAACTTAATGCAGCTCAGGGGGCTTTTTTAGCCGTATTAATGCCCAGCCCGCGTAAGTATCATTTCACTATTTACCAAAACCAGTACTTGGCTAAACGCCATAAACGCAAATACCGCAGAATCCTGCAAGACATGCGCTTTAAAGAATACATAAGCCCTATTCAGTACGATAAATACATGAAGTGGTCATTCTTTTAA
- a CDS encoding class I SAM-dependent methyltransferase — translation MQKNIILDNILKVLPSDDTQRLLHGRGGLFKGWEQVNIEIYPPVLWVIIYQPIDEIELIETLAVLRDQAAQLALEGIYIQRRYEAGNPVEIFHGTDSHLNVDFKVKEAGLSYWVNLGRNQNSGLFLDMCNGRKWLREHAKDKAVLNLFSYTCSLGIAAAAGAANSVVNIDMAKGAIKRGQQNLALNEVACQRNTFIAQDIFKMIKKLTQKGPFDLLIADPPSFQSKAFDVRRDYEKLLTKLKPALAEDAQLVLCLNSPALGESFLHELVGRVFPEASFVERIANPDVLADVNEDASLKVMLFQL, via the coding sequence ATGCAAAAAAACATTATTTTAGACAATATATTGAAAGTATTACCGTCCGATGACACTCAGCGACTGCTTCATGGCCGTGGAGGACTATTTAAAGGATGGGAGCAGGTCAATATTGAGATATACCCTCCTGTTTTATGGGTGATTATTTATCAGCCCATTGACGAAATCGAACTAATAGAAACCCTTGCGGTATTGAGGGATCAAGCGGCGCAACTTGCGCTAGAGGGGATTTATATTCAGCGCAGATATGAAGCAGGTAATCCTGTGGAAATCTTCCATGGAACTGATTCTCATTTGAATGTGGATTTTAAAGTCAAAGAAGCAGGTTTGTCGTACTGGGTTAACTTAGGTCGAAATCAAAACAGCGGTTTGTTTTTAGATATGTGCAATGGCCGTAAGTGGCTGCGTGAGCATGCAAAAGATAAAGCCGTACTGAATCTATTTTCATACACATGCAGTTTAGGCATTGCGGCGGCGGCAGGCGCTGCCAATTCAGTTGTCAATATAGACATGGCAAAAGGTGCAATAAAACGTGGACAGCAAAACTTAGCTTTGAATGAAGTAGCCTGTCAGCGTAATACATTTATTGCACAAGATATTTTTAAAATGATCAAAAAGCTCACACAAAAAGGGCCGTTTGATTTATTAATAGCAGACCCGCCTAGTTTTCAAAGTAAAGCGTTTGATGTGCGTCGTGATTATGAAAAATTATTAACCAAATTAAAACCGGCTCTAGCAGAAGATGCGCAGTTGGTTCTGTGTCTTAATTCACCAGCCCTTGGTGAGTCATTTTTGCATGAATTAGTGGGGCGTGTGTTTCCAGAGGCGAGTTTTGTTGAGCGCATTGCAAACCCTGATGTGCTTGCGGATGTTAATGAAGATGCATCACTAAAAGTGATGCTATTTCAGTTGTAA
- a CDS encoding PA1571 family protein — protein MKSSSTTKAAQSNKDFMHGAAIIDEKGRETPITEDMIQKALKKILQAAKS, from the coding sequence ATGAAAAGCTCAAGCACAACAAAAGCAGCCCAATCTAACAAGGACTTCATGCATGGCGCTGCGATCATCGACGAAAAGGGCAGAGAAACGCCCATCACAGAAGATATGATTCAAAAAGCCTTAAAGAAAATCCTACAAGCTGCCAAATCTTAA
- a CDS encoding glutathione peroxidase, translating to MSIYDFKATDIQGQERELSAYKGKVLLIVNTASKCGFTPQFEGLEAMYKELHEKGLEVLGFPCNQFAQQDKGSDSEIAGFCMKNYGVSFPMFSKIEVNGDNAHPLYQYLKKEARGILGTQKIKWNFTKFLINQDGKVIKRFAPTTKPEDIAKQVRALLQ from the coding sequence ATGTCAATTTATGACTTTAAAGCGACGGATATTCAGGGGCAAGAGCGAGAGTTATCTGCTTATAAGGGCAAGGTCTTGTTAATTGTGAATACGGCGAGTAAATGTGGTTTTACGCCTCAATTTGAGGGGCTTGAGGCCATGTATAAAGAGTTGCATGAAAAAGGTTTGGAAGTCCTGGGTTTTCCATGTAATCAATTTGCTCAGCAAGATAAGGGCAGTGACAGTGAGATTGCTGGCTTTTGCATGAAAAATTATGGGGTGAGTTTTCCTATGTTTTCTAAAATTGAAGTAAACGGAGACAACGCGCATCCGCTGTATCAATATTTGAAAAAAGAAGCTCGCGGTATTTTAGGTACACAAAAAATCAAATGGAACTTCACTAAGTTCTTGATCAATCAAGACGGTAAAGTGATTAAGCGTTTTGCGCCAACAACCAAGCCAGAAGACATTGCCAAGCAAGTGCGTGCTTTACTTCAATAA
- a CDS encoding MarR family transcriptional regulator, translated as MSKQTDELLKLDNQLCFQLYSASRLMTKLYQPLLKPLDLTYPQYLVMLVLWEMPIGHKFTVTMLGERLKLDSGTLTPLLKRLEAKRLIQRQRSSEDERQVWVRLTALGESLKQQAKRVPEKLLCDAGVKTEEVAAMREMIKTLFETLPD; from the coding sequence ATGAGTAAGCAAACAGATGAGCTGCTAAAGCTCGATAATCAGCTGTGCTTTCAGCTTTATAGCGCCTCACGCCTAATGACAAAGTTATATCAGCCGTTATTGAAACCATTGGATTTAACCTACCCTCAGTATTTGGTTATGTTGGTTCTTTGGGAGATGCCAATTGGCCACAAATTTACTGTGACCATGTTGGGGGAGCGTTTAAAGCTTGATAGTGGCACGCTTACTCCTTTATTAAAGCGCCTCGAAGCAAAGCGCCTTATTCAGCGTCAACGTAGCAGTGAAGACGAAAGACAGGTGTGGGTGCGTTTAACAGCCCTTGGTGAGTCATTAAAGCAACAGGCCAAGCGTGTTCCTGAAAAACTATTGTGTGATGCGGGTGTTAAAACGGAAGAGGTAGCGGCGATGCGTGAGATGATCAAAACCTTATTTGAAACATTGCCTGATTAA
- a CDS encoding DNA-3-methyladenine glycosylase I, which yields MKDFDWILHRAQDLKGPDLIHYMPPLESNEALAQRSSASYLSLLGLRIFRAGLKHSVVDDKWPIFEQVFKGFNPVYVASLSDEALEQHMLQPGLIKHWGKMKALRTNAAWLLDLEREQGGFGQYIASWPVTDIVSLWLDMKKKGAQLGGRSAPALLRMAGKDTFNLSEDVMVQLRAQGVVDRVEDSKAKRDLLAIQAAFNQWHAQSGLPMSHISRMLSFT from the coding sequence ATGAAAGACTTCGACTGGATTTTACACCGGGCTCAAGACTTAAAAGGCCCGGATCTCATCCACTATATGCCGCCTTTAGAAAGCAACGAAGCACTTGCTCAGCGCAGCAGTGCTTCTTACTTATCACTACTGGGTTTGCGCATATTCAGAGCAGGCCTAAAACACAGTGTGGTGGATGACAAATGGCCTATATTTGAGCAAGTTTTTAAAGGCTTTAACCCTGTTTATGTGGCCAGTTTAAGTGATGAGGCTTTAGAGCAACATATGCTACAGCCAGGTTTAATCAAGCATTGGGGCAAGATGAAAGCGCTGCGTACAAATGCCGCATGGCTGTTGGACCTTGAAAGAGAGCAAGGTGGCTTTGGTCAATATATTGCCAGCTGGCCAGTGACTGATATTGTGAGTTTATGGCTGGATATGAAAAAGAAAGGGGCGCAATTGGGTGGTCGCAGTGCACCTGCTCTTTTGCGTATGGCAGGCAAGGATACCTTCAATTTAAGTGAAGATGTCATGGTGCAATTAAGGGCTCAAGGAGTAGTTGATAGAGTCGAAGATAGTAAAGCCAAACGAGATTTGTTGGCTATTCAAGCGGCGTTTAACCAGTGGCATGCGCAATCAGGTTTACCGATGTCGCACATTTCAAGAATGCTTTCCTTCACTTAA